GTCGAGCAGCAACACCGAAACGTCCGTCGTGGCGTGGGTGCTGTTCGAGCCCGCGTAACCCGACGCCGCCGCACCTCACGCTCGCCCCTCGCCGACACGGCAGGGGCTCTTTTCATGCCCGGAAAGGGGCTCACCCATGGGTGACACAGAAAGGCCGATCCCCGAGCGGCTCGGCGACCAGGACGAACAGGCGCTGCACCTCGTGCGCACCGGGAACGGGCCGACCGTCGACGACGAGGCCGCGCTGCTCGCGCAGGTGCACGGCGCCCCGGACATGGCCGGGTTCTACACCGGGCCCGAGACCGGCGTCGACGAGGCAGCCGACGAGCCGGCCGAGGACGTCGCCGACCAGGACGCGCCCACCGACGGCGACACCGCGAAGGGGGGCGCGTCCGCATGAGCGTTGACAGCATGATCAAGGCGGTCGAGCGGTGGATCGGCACCCGCGAGCCGAACGCGATACAGACGTGGTACCGCGAGCGCAACGGCTCGGCGTACGCCTACAACTTCCCATGGTGCAACGCCACGATCACCCGCGCCGCCGTCGAGGCGGGCGAGTACGAGTCGGTGTGCTTCGGCACCGACTACGCGTACACCGTGGCGCACGCCGCCCGCTTCAAGGCGGCCGGTCAGTGGCACGCCGGTACGAAGGGGATCAAGCGCGGTGACATCGTGTTCTTCGACTGGTCGGGCACGAACGAGATCGGGAAGATCGATCACGTCGGCATCGTGACCTCGGTGTCGGGCAGCCTCGTCTACACGATCGAGGGCAACACCGCGAACATCTGCGCCCGCCGCGTGCGCACCGAGGCGGACATCGCCGGGTACGGCCGGCCCAAGTACAAGGCGGCGCCCGCGAACGCGAGCGGCAGCTCGGGCTCGAAGCGCCCGCAGGTGTCCCTCGCGAAGCTGGTCAAGGCGTTCAAGGCGGACCCGCCGAGGGCAGGAACACCGGTCTCGTACGCGCTCGTCGAGGTCGTCGAGGATGCCCTCGTTGCCGAGAGGCTGCTCGCGAAGCAGTACGCCGACGGGCACGCCGGCACAGCCACGCACAGCGCGTACGCGCTGCTGCAGCACCGATACGGCTACAGCGGCAAGGACGCCGACGGCATCCCCGGCGTGACGTCGCTCAAGCGGCTCGGCAAGGCGCACGGGTTCGACGTCGTCGCCTGAACATCCCCGGACGGCGGGAACCGCCGACCACTCACCCACCACTGAAAGGGGGCCGGCATGTCTACCGGCCTGTTCGTCTCGTTCATGAGAACCGCCGTGCCGTACCTCGTCGGGCTGCTGCTCGCCCTGGTCGCACGCGCCGGGTTCGACATCGACTCGACGACCGTCACGGCCGCCGTGACCGTCGCGGCCGGCATCGCGTACTACCTCGTGTTCAGGCTGCTCGAACTGCTCGGCGAGCGGCTGTCGGGCACGTTCCTGCAGAACCTCGCGGGTGTGTTCCTCGGGTGGGCGCGGCCGCCGGCCTATCCCAAGTTCGAGGCGCTCGAACCGGTCGACGGCGCGCGGTACCTCGGCGGCGACTCGACGAGCGGGTGACACCGGCCTTACGGCCCCGGTCACACCCCACTGCACAACCCGGAGGTAGCGCGTGGACGCTGCGACGCTCAGCGCGGTCGGCGTGATCGTCGTCGGGCTCGCGGCGGCCGCCGCTGCACTGATCGGACACCGCGGGGCGAACGCTGCCTCGCAGTCCGGCGCCGTGCTCGGCGGGTACTCGACGCTCGTCGACAACCTGCAGGAAGAGCGAGACAAGCTCGCGCGGCAGATCTCCGAGAACGATGTGAAGCTCGCCGCGGCGTACGCCGAACTCGCCAGTGAGCGCGCCGACAAAGCAGCGCTGCAGGGGCAGATCACGGCGCTCACGAGCGAGAACAGACAGCTACGCGACCGGATCGTCGAGCTTGGAGGGCAACCCACGTGACGCGACGTCATGCTCAGCCGATCCTCGCGCAGCGTTGGCGGTCGCTCGCGGTCGCCGCCGTACTGCTCGTGCTGTCGGGTGCGGTTGTCCTCGTGTGGCTCCGCATCGACGCCGAGTCGTCCGCCCGTAGGGAGGCGATCGCCGAGGCGAACCTGCGCGGCGACGCGGTGACGACGCTCGCCGGCGACGTGCGGGTGCTGCGCGAGCAGATCAAGGCCGAGGGAAAGACGCCAGCCGCGCCGGACCCGGCTCGGGCGGTCGAGGATCTACCGCGGCGGGCCGAGGTGCCGGTACCGATCCCCGGTCCGGCCGGTCCTCGCGGACCGCAGGGCGAGCCCGGCAAGGCCGCGCCCACGATCACCCCGGCGCCCGGAGCAACCGGACCGCAGGGCGATCCCGGCGACACGGTCACCGGTCCGCAGGGGCCGGTCGGTCCTACTGGACCCGCCGGCCCACCCGGTCCCGACGGACCGGCCGGGCAAGACGGGCAGAACGGCGAGGACGGCGAGGACGGAACCGACGGACGCGACGGGCAGACGTGCCCGGACGGGTACAGCCTGCAGGCGCCGTCATGGGATCCCGACGCCCTCGTCTGCAGACGCGACGGCGCCCCGCAGCCGAGCGACCCGTCGCCGAGCCCGTCGTCGACGCTGCTCGGGCTGCCTGCCGAGCGCCGCCGCACCGCATGACAGCACTGCGCCCCTGTCTGGCCTAACGGCCGGGCAGGGGCGCTTTTGTGCGTTTGTCGGCCCCCGCCGCGGTGCACGGCGAGGGCCGGGTGAGTGCTCCCCGAAGGGGCGATTCCCAGTATGACCCAAGCGCATCAACCCGTCACGGTCGTACGCTGGTTGGCGAGTGCTCTACGCCCAGCAAGGGGAATCCATGATCAATCCATCTGTCATGACGACCGGGGAGCGGATCAGGTACTACCGCCTCAAGGTCGGCAAGCCGCAGTCCGCCCTCGCCGGTCTCGTCGGTCGGTCCGAGGATTGGCTCAGCAAGGTCGAGCGGAACATCATCCGTATCGACTCCCTGTCCATGCTCATCCGGATCGCCCGCGAGCTGAACCTCGACAACGTCGCCGACCTCGTCGGATCGGCGATCGACCTAAGCCTCGTCGGCGGACCCGAGCACCCCTCGGTGCCCGCGATCCGGCGCGCGCTGAACACCCCGCCGTCGCACCTCGGGCTCGGGCTGCCCGGCGACCCGTACACCGCGCCGCAGCTCGCCGAGCGAGTCGTCGAGGCGTGGGGCATCTACGAGACCGAGACCGAGCGGTACGCGCCCGTCGGCGGCATGCTGCCCGGACTGCTCGCCGAGGCGTACGCCACGCTGCGCGCCACGAGCGGCGAGGCCGAACTCGACGCGACCCGCGCGCTCGTCTCGCTGCTGCACCTGCACCAAGTGTTCTTGCGGCGCGTCGGCGAGCGCAAGCTGTCGCTGCGCGCCGCCGACCGGGCGATGCAGATCGCCGACAGCACGGGCGACCCCGCCCTAATCGCCGCCTCGGCATGGAACGTCTGCGGCATCCTCACGTCGAGCGGCGAGGTCGCCGACTCGCTCGACCT
The Streptomyces sp. NBC_00654 DNA segment above includes these coding regions:
- a CDS encoding helix-turn-helix domain-containing protein, producing the protein MINPSVMTTGERIRYYRLKVGKPQSALAGLVGRSEDWLSKVERNIIRIDSLSMLIRIARELNLDNVADLVGSAIDLSLVGGPEHPSVPAIRRALNTPPSHLGLGLPGDPYTAPQLAERVVEAWGIYETETERYAPVGGMLPGLLAEAYATLRATSGEAELDATRALVSLLHLHQVFLRRVGERKLSLRAADRAMQIADSTGDPALIAASAWNVCGILTSSGEVADSLDLARTTIEHCRPGDDATPEHLSAYGALHLAAVIAAIRDSKAPTAWDLLSQASTVARRLGVDRNDFHTSFGPTNVAMHGVHLAAEEGDAAEALRLADDVEVPEPGGVLPLERTTRYLVEVMHSHRLTGDDFGTLYMLKQIMEASPEEIRYFPLVREAVQALLKRPRPQMRGDVHRIAEHVGVLA
- a CDS encoding collagen-like protein, giving the protein MTRRHAQPILAQRWRSLAVAAVLLVLSGAVVLVWLRIDAESSARREAIAEANLRGDAVTTLAGDVRVLREQIKAEGKTPAAPDPARAVEDLPRRAEVPVPIPGPAGPRGPQGEPGKAAPTITPAPGATGPQGDPGDTVTGPQGPVGPTGPAGPPGPDGPAGQDGQNGEDGEDGTDGRDGQTCPDGYSLQAPSWDPDALVCRRDGAPQPSDPSPSPSSTLLGLPAERRRTA
- a CDS encoding CHAP domain-containing protein, translating into MSVDSMIKAVERWIGTREPNAIQTWYRERNGSAYAYNFPWCNATITRAAVEAGEYESVCFGTDYAYTVAHAARFKAAGQWHAGTKGIKRGDIVFFDWSGTNEIGKIDHVGIVTSVSGSLVYTIEGNTANICARRVRTEADIAGYGRPKYKAAPANASGSSGSKRPQVSLAKLVKAFKADPPRAGTPVSYALVEVVEDALVAERLLAKQYADGHAGTATHSAYALLQHRYGYSGKDADGIPGVTSLKRLGKAHGFDVVA